A window from Carbonactinospora thermoautotrophica encodes these proteins:
- the holA gene encoding DNA polymerase III subunit delta, which produces MTSNITVPGPVTLVVGQEELLLDRAVAGLTAAVRAQDQDADVRDVTGLAAGEFGELVSPSLFATRKVVVIRAAQDLPAAVANEVIAYLADPSEDVALILVHAGAAKGKALLEAAKKAGAREIACPKITKPSERIAFVRGEFQAAKRKISEDAARALLDAVGTDLRELAAACSQLIADTEGPITAEVVGRYYTGRVEVTSFTVADRAVEGRTAEALEQLRWALSIGVAPVLITSALAQGVRSIAKVAGAPRGMRPADLAKELGMPPWKLDRVRQQARGWTGESIARALQAVAEADAAVKGGGGDPDYALERAVVTVARCRGGR; this is translated from the coding sequence ATGACCAGCAACATCACGGTACCCGGACCCGTCACGCTCGTGGTGGGCCAGGAAGAGCTCCTCCTCGACCGGGCGGTCGCCGGCCTGACCGCCGCCGTGCGCGCGCAGGACCAGGACGCCGACGTGCGCGACGTCACCGGCCTCGCCGCGGGGGAGTTCGGCGAGCTGGTGAGCCCTTCGCTGTTCGCCACCCGCAAGGTCGTGGTGATCCGGGCCGCACAGGACCTGCCGGCCGCGGTGGCGAACGAGGTGATCGCGTACCTGGCCGACCCGTCCGAGGACGTGGCGCTCATCTTGGTGCATGCCGGAGCCGCCAAGGGCAAGGCGCTGCTGGAGGCGGCGAAGAAGGCCGGGGCTCGGGAGATCGCGTGCCCGAAGATCACCAAACCGAGCGAGCGGATCGCGTTCGTGCGAGGTGAGTTCCAGGCGGCCAAGCGCAAGATCAGTGAGGACGCGGCGCGCGCCCTCCTGGACGCGGTCGGCACCGATCTGCGCGAGCTCGCGGCTGCCTGCAGCCAGCTGATCGCCGACACAGAGGGGCCGATCACGGCCGAGGTGGTGGGCAGGTACTACACCGGCCGCGTCGAGGTCACCAGCTTCACCGTGGCCGACCGGGCAGTCGAGGGACGCACCGCCGAGGCGCTCGAGCAGCTGCGCTGGGCCCTGTCGATCGGTGTCGCCCCCGTGCTCATCACGAGCGCCCTCGCGCAGGGGGTCCGGAGCATCGCCAAGGTGGCCGGCGCGCCCCGCGGCATGCGTCCGGCCGACCTGGCGAAGGAGCTCGGCATGCCGCCCTGGAAGCTCGACCGGGTGCGCCAGCAGGCCCGCGGCTGGACCGGAGAGTCGATCGCCCGCGCCCTCCAGGCGGTCGCCGAAGCCGACGCCGCGGTCAAGGGCGGTGGCGGTGACCCGGATTACGCGCTCGAAAGGGCCGTGGTGACCGTCGCCCGCTGCCGCGGAGGACGCTGA
- a CDS encoding ComEC/Rec2 family competence protein — MPAEIPPDLRLVPGTLALWAGNGVCLGLPPPAALAGGGCVLAVAGLLLLSWRRRWTRILAGALACAAAGASVAGIRVAGLLAGPVPELAGQSVVAELVVTGDPERGEPRVRGSALARAVVTVPARLVSVTSGRRTYAVRSPVIVRAYGPGWSDLVPSTRVRVSGRLDPGRPERGVVATLTPRGPVAVVAGPSRVQELASRLRSGLRGAVGELPPDVRGLVPALVVGDTSGMPADLVEDFRTAGLSHVTAVSGFNVAVVFGVALLAARWCGLTRTAPLVGAAAIAGFVLLARPQPSVLRAAAMGLLTVVALLTGRRKQAVSALCVAVLVLLLADPWLARSYGFALSVLATCGILLLAPRWRAALARRLPGPLADGIAVPAAAEVACAPVVAMLSAHVSLVAIPANLLAAPAVAPATIFGLLATLAAPIHHGAAELLGRLAGLAARWIVTVARHAAALPGAAVSWPGGVTGAVTLAGVLLVVLLLAPYALRHRAVTALTVALVAVWAVRPVLPDGWPPRGWVAVACDVGQGDALVLAAGEGVGIVVDTGPDPRAVDRCLRDLGVRRVPLILLTHFHADHVEGLPGVLRGRHVGEIEVGLVPEPRGEVRRVERWARAAGVPVTRAAIGEQRRIGDLSWRVLWPARVIRGEGSVPNNASLVVLAERAGVRMLLTGDLETAAQRALLQQEPTLRADVLKVPHHGSAFQDPRLTWTVQPRLALIPVGRDNPYGHPAPSTLVLLRATGARVLRTDTDGEIAVVGSAGRLGVVTRSTSKRRARRRRFPGPPITVAAEGCRTVPGTWNAGF, encoded by the coding sequence GTGCCCGCCGAGATACCCCCTGACCTGCGGCTGGTACCGGGAACGCTCGCGCTGTGGGCGGGGAACGGGGTGTGCCTGGGCCTGCCGCCGCCGGCGGCGCTGGCGGGCGGCGGATGCGTCCTGGCGGTGGCCGGGCTGCTCCTGCTGTCATGGCGGCGCCGGTGGACGCGCATCCTGGCCGGGGCGCTCGCCTGCGCAGCGGCCGGCGCCTCGGTGGCGGGCATCCGGGTGGCCGGGCTGCTCGCCGGGCCGGTGCCGGAGCTGGCCGGGCAGTCGGTCGTTGCAGAGCTGGTCGTCACGGGGGATCCGGAACGGGGGGAACCGCGGGTCCGCGGCTCTGCTCTCGCCCGGGCCGTGGTCACCGTCCCCGCCCGCCTGGTCTCGGTGACGTCCGGCCGACGGACGTACGCCGTGCGCAGCCCGGTGATCGTGCGGGCCTACGGGCCCGGCTGGAGCGACCTGGTTCCCAGCACGCGGGTGCGGGTGAGCGGCCGGCTCGATCCCGGCCGGCCCGAACGCGGGGTCGTGGCCACTCTGACCCCGCGCGGCCCGGTGGCCGTCGTGGCCGGACCGTCACGGGTCCAGGAGCTGGCCAGCCGGTTGCGTTCCGGGCTACGCGGGGCGGTCGGCGAACTGCCACCGGACGTGCGCGGGCTGGTGCCGGCCCTGGTCGTCGGCGACACCAGCGGGATGCCGGCCGACCTGGTCGAGGACTTCCGCACGGCTGGGCTCAGCCACGTGACTGCTGTCTCGGGTTTCAACGTCGCCGTGGTCTTCGGGGTCGCCCTGCTGGCCGCGCGCTGGTGCGGCCTGACCAGGACCGCGCCGCTGGTGGGGGCGGCGGCGATCGCCGGATTCGTGCTGCTCGCCCGGCCGCAGCCCAGCGTGTTGCGCGCCGCCGCCATGGGCCTGCTCACCGTGGTCGCTCTCCTGACGGGGCGCCGCAAGCAAGCGGTGTCCGCGCTGTGCGTCGCCGTACTGGTGCTGCTGCTCGCCGACCCGTGGCTCGCGCGTTCGTACGGGTTCGCGCTGTCCGTTCTCGCGACGTGCGGGATCCTGCTGCTGGCTCCGCGGTGGCGCGCGGCGCTCGCCCGCCGGCTGCCCGGCCCGCTGGCCGACGGGATCGCCGTCCCGGCGGCGGCTGAGGTGGCCTGCGCCCCGGTGGTCGCGATGCTGTCCGCCCACGTGAGCCTGGTGGCGATACCCGCCAATCTGCTCGCCGCCCCGGCCGTGGCACCCGCCACGATCTTCGGGCTGCTCGCCACGCTGGCCGCCCCGATCCACCACGGCGCCGCCGAGCTGCTGGGCCGGCTCGCCGGGCTGGCCGCCCGCTGGATCGTGACCGTGGCGCGGCACGCCGCCGCGCTTCCCGGCGCGGCGGTGAGCTGGCCCGGCGGGGTGACGGGCGCCGTCACCCTGGCGGGTGTGCTGCTGGTTGTGCTGCTCCTCGCGCCGTACGCGCTGCGGCACCGGGCGGTGACCGCGCTCACCGTCGCGCTGGTGGCCGTGTGGGCCGTGCGGCCCGTCCTCCCCGACGGCTGGCCGCCGCGGGGATGGGTGGCGGTGGCGTGCGACGTGGGCCAAGGCGACGCACTCGTCTTGGCCGCCGGAGAAGGGGTCGGCATCGTGGTCGACACCGGGCCGGACCCGCGTGCCGTCGACCGGTGCTTGCGTGATCTCGGCGTCCGGCGCGTCCCGCTGATCCTGCTCACCCACTTTCACGCCGACCACGTCGAAGGGCTCCCCGGGGTGCTGCGCGGCCGCCACGTGGGTGAGATCGAGGTGGGTCTGGTGCCCGAGCCTCGTGGCGAGGTGCGGCGGGTCGAACGCTGGGCCCGGGCGGCCGGTGTCCCGGTGACCCGCGCCGCGATCGGGGAGCAACGCCGGATCGGCGACCTGAGCTGGCGCGTGCTGTGGCCGGCCCGCGTGATCCGCGGCGAGGGGTCCGTGCCGAACAACGCCAGCCTGGTGGTACTCGCCGAACGCGCCGGCGTGCGGATGCTGCTCACCGGCGACCTCGAGACCGCCGCCCAGCGGGCCCTGCTGCAGCAGGAGCCGACCCTCCGCGCGGACGTACTCAAGGTTCCGCATCACGGCTCCGCGTTCCAGGACCCGCGCCTTACCTGGACGGTTCAGCCGCGCCTCGCGCTGATCCCGGTCGGTCGCGACAACCCCTACGGCCATCCGGCGCCCAGCACGCTCGTCCTGCTTCGGGCCACGGGCGCGCGCGTGCTGCGCACCGACACCGACGGGGAGATCGCCGTCGTGGGGTCTGCCGGCCGGCTCGGGGTGGTGACCCGCTCGACCTCGAAGCGCCGGGCGCGTCGCCGCCGGTTCCCGGGGCCGCCCATCACGGTGGCGGCGGAGGGTTGCCGGACCGTCCCCGGGACGTGGAATGCTGGCTTTTGA
- the rpsT gene encoding 30S ribosomal protein S20: protein MANIKSQIKRIKQNEKRRLRNKAVKSSLKTAIRKFREAAEAGDVEKATLLQREAARKLDKAVSKGVIHKNQAANKKSAMARKLTTLAS from the coding sequence GTGGCAAACATCAAGTCGCAGATCAAGCGCATCAAGCAGAACGAGAAGCGGCGCCTGCGCAACAAGGCGGTCAAGTCGTCGCTGAAGACCGCTATCCGCAAGTTCCGTGAAGCGGCCGAGGCCGGCGACGTCGAGAAGGCCACGCTGCTGCAGCGCGAGGCCGCGCGCAAGCTCGACAAGGCCGTCAGCAAGGGCGTGATCCACAAGAACCAGGCCGCGAACAAGAAGTCGGCTATGGCCAGGAAGCTGACCACGCTGGCCAGCTGA
- a CDS encoding cytochrome P450: MTVFDELPALPFDRPDLLRTAPLFHQLQKTHPITPVRTPAGDVGWLVTRYEDVKTLLADRRLGRSHPDPDQAARFSNSAFLGGPTGNYTTEEEDHARLRRLMTRSFTARRMEMLRPRVQALVDELLDELERQAPPADFHETFSFPLPVLVICELLGVPYEDRQVFRTWADESAEMFDGTRAAAAYQQLAEYMYGLIERKRRHPGEDVISDLVAARDEHGQLSEDEMIQLAVGLLFAGHETTVARIDFGVLLLLTHPEQRAALQADPSLVPRTVEEILRVAAPSQGVIPRYARADIEIGGVTIRAGDLVLLALEPANRDEAVFPEPDRFDVTREQNPHVMFGHGPRFCAGASLARVELQAVFGTLFWRFPTLRLAVPLEELRLRDSLLTGGLEALPVTW; the protein is encoded by the coding sequence ATGACCGTCTTCGACGAGCTTCCCGCCCTCCCGTTCGACCGCCCGGACCTCCTGCGGACCGCGCCGTTGTTCCACCAGCTGCAGAAGACGCACCCCATCACACCGGTACGGACACCAGCCGGTGACGTAGGCTGGCTCGTGACCCGGTACGAGGACGTGAAGACCCTGCTCGCGGACCGGCGGCTGGGCCGCTCGCACCCGGACCCGGACCAGGCGGCGCGGTTCTCGAACTCGGCGTTCCTGGGCGGCCCGACCGGGAACTACACGACCGAGGAGGAAGACCACGCGCGTCTCCGCCGGCTGATGACCCGGTCGTTCACGGCCCGTCGCATGGAGATGCTGCGGCCCCGGGTGCAGGCCCTGGTCGACGAGCTGCTGGACGAGCTGGAGCGCCAGGCGCCGCCCGCCGATTTCCACGAGACATTCTCGTTCCCGCTGCCGGTGCTGGTCATCTGCGAGCTGCTCGGCGTGCCATACGAGGACCGGCAGGTCTTCCGCACGTGGGCCGACGAGTCCGCCGAGATGTTCGACGGCACCCGGGCTGCCGCGGCGTACCAGCAGCTCGCCGAGTACATGTATGGGCTCATCGAGCGCAAGCGGCGGCACCCCGGCGAGGACGTGATCTCCGACCTGGTCGCCGCCCGCGACGAGCACGGGCAGCTCAGCGAGGACGAGATGATCCAGCTGGCGGTCGGCCTGCTGTTCGCCGGGCACGAGACCACCGTGGCCAGGATCGACTTCGGCGTGCTGCTCCTGCTGACCCACCCTGAGCAGCGCGCGGCCCTCCAGGCCGACCCCTCCCTCGTGCCGCGCACCGTGGAGGAGATCCTGCGCGTGGCCGCCCCGAGCCAGGGTGTGATCCCCCGGTACGCGCGCGCCGACATCGAGATCGGCGGCGTGACGATCCGGGCCGGCGACCTCGTCCTGCTCGCCCTCGAGCCCGCCAACCGGGACGAGGCGGTCTTCCCGGAGCCGGACCGGTTCGACGTCACGCGTGAGCAGAACCCGCACGTGATGTTCGGACACGGGCCACGGTTCTGCGCCGGGGCGAGCCTGGCCCGGGTCGAGCTGCAGGCGGTGTTCGGCACACTGTTTTGGCGCTTCCCGACGCTGCGGCTCGCCGTACCGCTGGAGGAGCTGCGGCTGCGCGACTCTCTCCTGACCGGCGGCCTGGAGGCGCTTCCGGTCACCTGGTGA
- a CDS encoding MarR family winged helix-turn-helix transcriptional regulator — MNARELLLLGRKLVDIAMSELRDTTDPRLSSGEVAVVADVLQHPDSTIGEITARTGFAQSRVSTAVARLRALGALETVPDPADRRRTLVRPPDQVRAVIAERVQRPVDDALRRLLRDQPAEQATQLLDALDGLYQALVVGHEEPETVPVLLPYRPYGQPEDTHRTRPERQRP; from the coding sequence ATGAATGCTCGCGAACTCCTGCTCCTCGGCCGGAAACTGGTAGACATCGCCATGAGCGAGTTGCGGGACACGACCGATCCCCGCCTCTCCTCGGGCGAGGTGGCGGTCGTCGCCGATGTCCTGCAGCACCCGGACTCGACCATCGGCGAGATCACCGCGCGCACCGGCTTCGCCCAGAGCCGCGTGTCCACGGCGGTCGCGAGGTTGCGCGCTCTCGGCGCGCTCGAGACCGTGCCGGACCCCGCGGACCGGCGGCGCACGCTCGTCCGCCCGCCGGACCAGGTTCGGGCCGTCATCGCCGAGCGTGTCCAGCGCCCCGTCGACGACGCGCTGCGCCGGCTGCTTCGGGACCAGCCGGCGGAACAGGCCACCCAGCTGCTCGACGCCCTCGACGGTCTGTACCAGGCGCTGGTCGTCGGCCACGAGGAGCCCGAGACGGTTCCCGTCCTGCTCCCGTACCGCCCCTACGGCCAGCCCGAGGACACCCACCGCACCCGACCCGAAAGGCAGCGCCCATGA
- a CDS encoding HNH endonuclease family protein — MVRGNGRPLVLVVLALLVLLLSVLLAVRVLVEEPTARPDEALAQLRELPVRPPASMRGYSRARFPHWIDQGDQCDTRDVVLRRDGQGVRTDSRCEPVAGRWYSPYDDRWLTDDRDVDIDHVVPLANAWRSGANRWTDEQRERFANDLDRPELIVSSATSNRAKGDQSPDQWRPPNRAYWCEYARDWIQVKHYWRLSVTEPEKRALEEMLGTCEPTGTRPGGWRPE, encoded by the coding sequence ATGGTGCGTGGTAATGGTCGCCCGCTCGTCCTGGTCGTCCTCGCCCTCCTCGTCCTTCTCCTCAGCGTGCTCCTCGCCGTGCGTGTCCTCGTTGAGGAGCCCACCGCACGGCCGGACGAGGCGTTGGCCCAGTTGCGCGAGCTGCCGGTCCGCCCGCCCGCGTCCATGCGCGGCTACAGCCGGGCGCGGTTCCCGCACTGGATCGACCAGGGCGACCAGTGCGACACCCGAGACGTCGTGCTGCGGCGCGACGGGCAGGGCGTGCGCACGGACAGCCGCTGCGAGCCGGTCGCCGGCCGCTGGTACAGCCCGTACGACGACCGCTGGCTCACCGACGACCGCGACGTCGATATCGACCACGTCGTGCCGCTGGCCAACGCCTGGCGCTCCGGGGCCAACCGCTGGACCGACGAGCAGCGCGAGCGGTTCGCCAACGACCTCGACCGGCCGGAGCTCATCGTCTCCTCGGCGACCAGCAACCGGGCCAAGGGTGACCAGTCGCCCGACCAGTGGCGCCCGCCGAACCGGGCCTACTGGTGCGAGTACGCCCGCGACTGGATCCAGGTCAAGCACTACTGGCGCCTGTCGGTCACCGAACCGGAGAAACGCGCGCTGGAGGAGATGCTCGGCACCTGCGAGCCGACCGGCACCCGGCCGGGCGGGTGGCGGCCGGAGTGA
- a CDS encoding ComEA family DNA-binding protein — protein MTIFVRHQSPPPLAEIARRRLLALSGLPSSPPGPAEAAPPEEPAMDEHASGRAAAAPASGTPGATVNEGGPAPGTGPDTGVRGTAPGSGGPAADADGPDDDGVEAGTGGRRARGGAAARPGPPGPSPGRPVASRLRDAVADHVPLPLRAARWDLPARALGVLALILAGGVAWSLVHLWRSQPEPVAPARVPVVATGIRAGPAPPAALPSTGPPASPALIVVHVAGKVRHPGIVRLPAGSRVIDALAAAGGPAQGVDLTSLNLARLLTDGEQVLVGVAAGAGSGAGQQAVGTGPPPSGAGGLVDLNTATLEQLEQLPGVGSVLAQRILDWRAQHGRFTSIDQLREVSGIGERRFTDLKHRVRVS, from the coding sequence ATGACGATCTTCGTGCGTCACCAGTCGCCCCCGCCGCTCGCTGAGATAGCCCGGCGCCGGCTCCTGGCCCTGTCCGGCTTGCCCAGCTCGCCGCCGGGGCCAGCCGAGGCCGCGCCGCCCGAGGAGCCGGCGATGGACGAGCACGCCAGCGGACGCGCCGCCGCTGCGCCCGCGTCCGGTACGCCGGGGGCCACGGTGAACGAGGGCGGTCCGGCGCCGGGCACGGGACCGGACACCGGAGTCCGGGGAACAGCACCGGGATCGGGTGGCCCGGCGGCGGACGCGGACGGCCCGGATGACGACGGCGTGGAGGCGGGCACCGGCGGCCGGCGAGCACGCGGCGGTGCGGCGGCGCGTCCCGGTCCGCCGGGGCCGAGCCCAGGCAGGCCGGTGGCGAGCCGGCTCCGCGACGCCGTCGCCGATCACGTCCCGCTCCCGCTCCGCGCCGCCCGCTGGGACCTGCCCGCGAGGGCTTTGGGCGTGCTGGCGTTGATCCTCGCCGGCGGTGTCGCCTGGAGCCTGGTCCACCTGTGGCGATCCCAGCCCGAACCGGTCGCCCCCGCGCGGGTACCCGTCGTCGCCACCGGGATCCGCGCCGGCCCTGCCCCACCGGCCGCGCTCCCGTCCACCGGTCCGCCCGCCAGCCCGGCGCTCATCGTGGTTCACGTCGCGGGCAAGGTACGCCACCCGGGCATCGTGCGCCTCCCCGCTGGCTCCCGGGTCATCGACGCCCTCGCCGCCGCCGGCGGCCCCGCCCAGGGTGTCGACCTGACCTCGCTCAATCTGGCCCGCCTCCTCACGGACGGGGAGCAGGTTCTGGTCGGCGTCGCCGCGGGAGCCGGCTCGGGTGCCGGCCAGCAGGCTGTTGGCACCGGCCCACCGCCGTCCGGCGCCGGCGGCCTGGTGGACCTCAACACGGCCACCCTGGAACAGCTGGAACAGCTCCCCGGCGTCGGCTCGGTGCTCGCCCAGCGGATCCTCGACTGGCGCGCCCAGCACGGGCGCTTCACCTCCATCGACCAGCTCCGCGAGGTCAGCGGCATCGGCGAGCGCCGGTTCACCGACCTGAAGCACCGCGTCCGGGTGTCCTGA
- a CDS encoding MOSC domain-containing protein — protein sequence MPYVRSVNVGGPQEVTWLGRPVVTGIFKRPVEGRVRVRRHNLEGDGQADLEKHGGEYKAVYAYAREDLDFWAGELGRDLSDSAMGENLTTVGLDVTGAVIGERWRIGSALLEVVQPRRPCFKLGLRLGDPDFPQRFGPAARPGAYLRVLEEGELGAGDEIVVEHRPAHGVTVGLVAYAYFHDKSLAPRVLAAPELAPGARQTWERFRRHAG from the coding sequence ATGCCGTATGTGCGTTCCGTGAACGTGGGCGGTCCGCAGGAGGTCACCTGGCTGGGCCGGCCGGTGGTGACCGGGATCTTCAAGCGTCCGGTCGAGGGCCGGGTCCGGGTGAGGCGGCACAACCTGGAGGGCGACGGCCAGGCGGACCTGGAGAAGCACGGCGGGGAGTACAAGGCGGTCTACGCCTACGCGCGGGAGGACCTGGACTTCTGGGCCGGCGAGCTGGGCCGCGACCTGTCGGACTCGGCGATGGGGGAGAACCTGACCACGGTCGGCCTCGACGTGACCGGGGCGGTCATCGGCGAGCGGTGGCGGATCGGGAGCGCGCTGCTGGAGGTGGTGCAGCCCCGCCGTCCCTGCTTCAAGCTGGGCCTGCGGCTGGGTGATCCCGATTTTCCCCAACGGTTCGGCCCGGCCGCCCGGCCGGGCGCGTACCTGCGCGTGCTGGAGGAGGGCGAGCTGGGTGCCGGGGACGAGATCGTGGTCGAGCACCGGCCGGCGCACGGCGTCACGGTCGGGCTCGTGGCGTACGCCTACTTCCACGACAAGAGCCTCGCCCCGCGCGTCCTCGCCGCCCCCGAGCTGGCGCCCGGCGCCCGGCAGACCTGGGAGCGGTTCCGCCGGCACGCCGGCTGA
- the lepA gene encoding translation elongation factor 4, which produces MPEPSRTAPEQIRNFCIIAHIDHGKSTLADRMLQLTGVVEERRMREQYLDRMDIERERGITIKSQAVRLPWTVTEGEHAGETFTLNLIDTPGHVDFTYEVSRSLAACEGAVLLVDAAQGIEAQTLANLYLALENDLQIVPVLNKIDLPAAQPEKYAAELAHVIGCDEEEVLKVSAKTGEGVEHLLNEIIRRIPHPVGDPDAPARALIFDSVYDPYRGVVTYVRVVDGSLSERERIQMMSTGASHELLEIGVISPEPVKSAGLGVGEVGYLITGVKDVRQSKVGDTVTSAQRPASEMLSGYQDPKPMVFSGLYPIDGSDYPALRDALDKLRLNDAALVYEPETSAALGFGFRCGFLGLLHLEIIRERLEREFGLDLIATAPNVVYRVVMEDGSEHVVTNPSEFPTGKIAEVYEPVVRATILTPSDYVGAVMELCQSRRGSLLGMDYLSPDRVEMRYTLPLAEIVFDFFDQLKSRTRGYASLDYEHSGEQAADLVKVDILLHGEKVDAFSAIVHKDKAYSYGVRMAQRLKELIPRQQFEVPIQAAIGSRIIARENVRALRKDVLAKCYGGDITRKRKLLEKQKEGKKRMKMVGRVEVPQEAFIAALSTESEPDKKK; this is translated from the coding sequence ATCCCCGAGCCGAGTCGTACCGCACCGGAGCAGATCCGGAACTTCTGCATCATCGCCCACATCGACCACGGAAAGTCGACGCTGGCCGACCGGATGCTGCAGCTCACCGGCGTGGTCGAGGAACGCCGGATGCGCGAGCAGTACCTCGACCGCATGGACATCGAGCGGGAGCGCGGCATCACGATCAAGAGCCAGGCCGTCCGCCTGCCGTGGACGGTCACCGAGGGCGAGCACGCGGGCGAGACGTTCACCCTCAACCTGATCGACACCCCCGGGCACGTCGACTTCACCTATGAGGTGTCGCGCTCGCTCGCCGCGTGCGAGGGGGCGGTGCTGCTGGTGGACGCCGCCCAGGGGATCGAGGCGCAGACGTTGGCCAACCTGTACCTAGCCCTTGAGAACGATCTGCAGATCGTCCCCGTCCTGAACAAGATCGACCTGCCGGCGGCCCAGCCGGAGAAGTACGCGGCCGAGCTCGCCCACGTCATCGGATGCGACGAGGAGGAGGTGCTCAAGGTCTCCGCGAAGACCGGCGAAGGCGTGGAGCACCTGCTCAACGAGATCATCCGCCGTATCCCGCACCCGGTCGGCGACCCGGACGCGCCCGCCCGCGCGCTGATCTTCGACTCGGTGTACGACCCGTACCGGGGCGTGGTCACGTACGTCCGGGTGGTCGACGGGAGCCTCTCGGAGCGCGAGCGCATCCAGATGATGTCGACCGGAGCCTCGCACGAGCTGCTGGAGATCGGCGTGATCTCGCCGGAGCCGGTCAAGTCCGCCGGGCTCGGCGTCGGCGAGGTGGGGTACCTGATTACCGGTGTCAAGGACGTCCGCCAGTCCAAGGTCGGTGACACCGTCACGTCGGCGCAGCGGCCCGCCAGCGAGATGCTGTCCGGGTACCAGGATCCCAAGCCGATGGTCTTCTCCGGCCTGTACCCGATCGACGGCTCCGACTACCCGGCCCTGCGCGACGCCCTGGACAAGCTGCGCCTCAACGACGCCGCCCTGGTGTACGAGCCGGAGACCTCGGCGGCGCTCGGCTTCGGCTTCCGCTGCGGCTTCCTCGGCCTGCTGCACCTGGAGATCATCCGGGAGCGGCTGGAGCGGGAGTTCGGCCTCGACCTGATCGCGACCGCGCCGAACGTGGTGTACCGGGTCGTTATGGAGGACGGCAGCGAGCACGTCGTCACCAACCCGAGCGAGTTCCCCACCGGCAAGATCGCCGAGGTGTACGAGCCCGTGGTGCGCGCCACGATCCTCACCCCGAGCGACTACGTGGGCGCGGTCATGGAGCTGTGCCAGAGCCGGCGCGGCTCCCTGCTCGGCATGGACTACCTGTCGCCGGACCGGGTTGAGATGCGGTACACGCTGCCGCTCGCCGAGATCGTCTTCGACTTCTTCGACCAGCTGAAGTCCCGCACCCGCGGCTATGCCTCGCTCGACTACGAGCACAGCGGCGAGCAGGCCGCCGACCTGGTCAAGGTGGACATCCTGTTGCACGGCGAGAAGGTCGACGCGTTCAGCGCGATCGTGCACAAGGACAAGGCGTACTCCTACGGCGTGCGCATGGCCCAGCGGTTGAAGGAGTTGATCCCGCGGCAGCAGTTCGAGGTCCCCATCCAGGCCGCGATCGGCTCCCGGATCATCGCCCGGGAGAACGTCCGCGCGCTGCGCAAGGACGTCCTCGCCAAGTGCTACGGCGGTGACATCACACGCAAGCGCAAGCTGCTGGAGAAGCAGAAGGAGGGCAAGAAGCGGATGAAGATGGTGGGCCGGGTCGAGGTCCCACAGGAGGCCTTCATCGCCGCTTTGTCCACCGAGTCCGAGCCGGACAAGAAGAAGTAA
- a CDS encoding DegV family protein — translation MRQRVAIVTDSTACLPQEFAARLGVTVVPLKVQIGERSLDEDRVTPGAVAAALREKARVATSQPPPSAFFGAYRQAVAAGAGAIVSIHLSGELSGTCDSARLAAEQVEVPVRVIDSRLVGMGLGYAVMTAAEAARAGAGLDDVVAAAERRCRVTTGYFYVDTLEYLRCGGRIGAAQAFLGSALAIKPLLHLVDGRIQPLEKVRTATRAICRLEEIVVEQAGDRPVDLAVHHLAAPERAAALAARLRARIPAVGEAYVAEVGAVIGAHVGPGLLAVVLAPR, via the coding sequence ATGAGGCAACGTGTCGCGATCGTCACGGACTCCACCGCGTGCCTGCCGCAGGAGTTCGCGGCGCGGTTGGGCGTCACCGTCGTCCCGCTCAAGGTCCAGATCGGCGAGCGGTCGCTGGACGAGGACCGGGTGACCCCTGGCGCCGTGGCCGCGGCGCTGCGCGAGAAGGCGCGCGTCGCCACCTCGCAGCCTCCGCCGTCGGCGTTCTTCGGGGCCTACCGGCAGGCGGTCGCGGCCGGGGCCGGGGCGATCGTGTCGATCCACCTGTCCGGCGAGCTGTCCGGGACCTGCGACTCCGCGCGGCTGGCCGCCGAGCAGGTCGAGGTGCCGGTGCGGGTGATCGACTCACGGCTGGTCGGGATGGGGCTCGGGTACGCGGTCATGACCGCGGCGGAGGCCGCCCGCGCCGGTGCGGGCCTCGACGACGTCGTCGCCGCGGCCGAGCGGCGCTGCCGGGTCACGACCGGCTACTTCTACGTGGACACGCTGGAGTACCTGCGGTGCGGCGGGCGCATCGGCGCCGCCCAGGCGTTCCTGGGGTCGGCGCTCGCGATCAAGCCGCTGCTGCACCTCGTGGACGGCCGCATCCAGCCGTTGGAGAAGGTCCGTACCGCGACCCGCGCGATCTGCCGGCTGGAGGAGATCGTCGTCGAACAGGCCGGCGACCGGCCGGTCGACCTCGCGGTGCACCACCTGGCCGCACCGGAACGCGCCGCCGCGCTGGCCGCACGGCTGCGGGCGAGGATCCCGGCGGTGGGTGAGGCGTACGTGGCCGAGGTGGGGGCCGTCATCGGCGCCCACGTCGGTCCGGGTTTGCTCGCGGTCGTGCTCGCGCCGCGCTGA